Proteins encoded together in one Lathyrus oleraceus cultivar Zhongwan6 chromosome 5, CAAS_Psat_ZW6_1.0, whole genome shotgun sequence window:
- the LOC127087375 gene encoding uncharacterized protein LOC127087375 has translation MMQGLSSSLSCSIPCSLKFKAVKASFDTQQRLPYNPNAPKKLNNTQPQSQPLPLTTSSPPPLSTRKDQYIADLLKRDTPLPTTSGKIKEEEESETYLGYERWLPIPPKVVKPRSVFNATTLAYLGDGIYELYARRHFLFPPLSIEEYNDRVTAVVRCEAQDALLQKLLHSNFLSDQERDVLRWGKNIVSSKTKTKKRAGSVVYNRASSLETLVGYLYLTNVNRLEKLMLELGFSIDSSIPLNLEELITGELNS, from the exons ATGATGCAAGGTTTATCTTCTTCATTATCATGCTCAATTCCATGTTCTTTAAAATTCAAAGCAGTGAAAGCTTCATTCGACACACAACAGAGACTCCCTTATAACCCAAACGCTCCTAAAAAACTCAACAACACTCAACCCCAATCGCAACCTCTTCCTCTCACTACATCATCACCACCGCCACTTTCTACGCGTAAGGACCAGTACATTGCCGATCTTCTCAAACGCGACACTCCTCTTCCCACCACCTCAG GgaaaatcaaagaagaagaagaaagcGAAACCTATTTAGGTTATGAAAGATGGCTTCCAATTCCACCTAAAGTCGTTAAGCCTCGCTCGGTGTTTAATGCTACTACCTTAGCATATCTTGGTGATGGCATTTATGAG CTATATGCTCGTAGGCACTTTTTATTTCCTCCCCTTAGTATTGAAGAATACAATGATCGTGTGACGGCCGTGGTTCGCTGTGAGGCTCAA GATGCGTTGCTCCAGAAGCTTCTACACAGTAACTTCTTATCAGATCAAGAGAG GGATGTTCTTCGATGGGGAAAGAACATTGTTTCAAGCAAAACTAAGACAAAAAAGCGGGCTGGTTCAGTTGTATATAACAGGGCATCTTCACTAGAAACATTA GTTGGCTATCTCTATTTGACAAATGTGAATCGTTTGGAAAAGCTAATGTTAGAATTGGGATTCTCAATTGACTCTTCAATCCCTTTGAATTTGGAGGAACTAATA ACAGGTGAGCTGAATAGTTGA
- the LOC127087373 gene encoding putative pentatricopeptide repeat-containing protein At5g43820, producing the protein MAFRCLCFKFVMHFSKPKYPLPSVSSLTPLHQSISYALPNSPQFDERLVLHQISQLLPIPTSKVRESESQLESKKSVDGFLSPEDKLRGIFLQKLKGKAAIEHALSSVCIDVNVDIIGRVLNSGNLGGEAMLTFFNWALKQPMVPKDVATYHVIVKALGRRKFFMFMIKVLDDMRLNCIKADLFMLSIVIDSFVNAGHVSKAIQVFGNLDDLSLNRDTEALNVLLSCLCRRSHVSAAASVFNSMKGKVTFNVATYNLVAGGWCKLGRVDEIERVMKEMEVEGLSPDFNTFAFFLEGLGRAGRMDEAVEVFSSMKEKDTTTYNAMIFNFISIGNFDECMKYYSGMLSDNCEPNIDTYTRMITAFLRIRKVADALLMFDEMLRQGVVPSTGTVTSFIKYLCSYGPPYAAMMIYKKARKLECKISMEAYKILLMRLSKYGKCGTLLSVWQEMQECGYSSDVEVYEYIISGLYNIGQLENAVLVMEEALRKGFCPSRLVYSKLSNKLLASNLTERAYRLFLKIKHARSLKNARSYWRDNGWHF; encoded by the coding sequence ATGGCATTTCGATGTTTGTGTTTCAAATTTGTGATGCATTTCTCAAAACCCAAATACCCTCTTCCCTCCGTATCATCACTCACACCATTACACCAATCTATCTCATATGCTCTCCCAAATTCTCCACAATTCGATGAACGCCTTGTTCTCCACCAAATCTCTCAGCTTTTACCAATACCCACTTCCAAAGTCCGAGAATCTGAATCACAATTAGAATCGAAGAAATCGGTTGATGGGTTTTTGTCCCCTGAAGATAAACTACGCGGTATCTTTCTTCAAAAACTAAAGGGCAAGGCTGCAATTGAACATGCTTTATCCAGTGTGTGTATTGATGTGAATGTTGATATTATTGGTAGGGTATTAAACTCTGGGAATTTGGGTGGTGAAGCTATGCTTACATTTTTTAACTGGGCGCTCAAACAACCTATGGTGCCTAAGGATGTTGCTACCTACCATGTCATTGTTAAGGCATTAGGAAGAAGGAAGTTTTTCATGTTTATGATAAAAGTTTTGGATGACATGAGGTTGAATTGTATAAAGGCTGATTTGTTCATGTTATCCATTGTTATTGATAGTTTTGTAAATGCTGGTCATGTATCGAAAGCAATTCAGGTGTTTGGGAACTTGGATGATCTCAGTCTCAATCGCGATACTGAGGCTTTGAATGTTCTTTTGTCGTGCCTTTGTCGACGCTCTCATGTTAGTGCTgctgcttctgtttttaattcAATGAAAGGGAAGGTGACTTTTAACGTTGCCACGTATAATCTTGTTGCTGGTGGTTGGTGTAAGTTGGGTAGGGTGGATGAGATTGAGAGGGTTATGAAGGAAATGGAAGTTGAGGGGCTTTCTCCTGATTTTAATACATTTGCTTTCTTTCTTGAGGGTTTGGGTAGAGCAGGTAGAATGGATGAGGCTGTTGAGGTTTTCAGTAGTATGAAAGAGAAAGACACTACGACCTATAATGCAATGATTTTCAATTTCATTTCGATTGGAAATTTTGACGAGTGTATGAAGTATTATAGTGGGATGTTGAGTGATAATTGTGAACCTAACATTGATACATATACTAGAATGATTACTGCTTTTCTCAGAATAAGGAAAGTGGCGGATGCACTTTTGATGTTTGATGAGATGTTAAGACAAGGAGTTGTGCCTTCTACTGGGACTGTAACCTCCTTCATCAAATATTTGTGCAGCTATGGTCCACCATATGCTGCTATGATGATCTACAAGAAGGCAAGAAAATTGGAGTGTAAGATATCGATGGAAGCTTATAAGATATTACTTATGCGCCTTTCCAAGTATGGAAAATGTGGAACATTATTAAGTGTCTGGCAAGAGATGCAAGAATGTGGGTATAGTTCAGATGTTGAAGTTTATGAGTATATCATCAGTGGCCTTTACAATATAGGACAACTTGAAAATGCTGTTCTTGTTATGGAGGAGGCTTTGCGCAAAGGGTTCTGCCCGAGCAGGCTTGTATACAGTAAACTAAGTAACAAGCTGCTTGCTTCAAACCTAACAGAGAGGGCTTACAGACTGTTTTTGAAGATTAAACATGCTCGTTCTCTAAAAAATGCGAGAAGTTATTGGCGAGATAACGGTTGGCACTTTTGA